From Candidatus Moraniibacteriota bacterium, one genomic window encodes:
- the ispH gene encoding 4-hydroxy-3-methylbut-2-enyl diphosphate reductase, which translates to MKITLSKHAGFCEGVRRAYDMIVSAVGNPQVKKPIYVLGSLVHNADVVKNLEDLGVKKIQVDRNLFKNLRNLKSKIGTLVITAHGIGPALYEFCRKEKIWLIDTTCPRVIRVQRLAKVFAEKMHKLVIIGDKDHKETKGIREWSKNTAIIVEKVKELKELKLNSFKRVTVLFQTTQDLDLAEIVSSFVHNFCPDVKVINTICRTTHDRQNEVKKIARQSDAVVVIGSSESANSTRLWEIAKRINPRSYFIERADQIKKEWLRKIEKVGITAGASTPQWVIQEVVEYFRKNGT; encoded by the coding sequence ATGAAGATTACACTTTCTAAACACGCCGGGTTTTGCGAGGGAGTAAGGCGCGCTTATGATATGATCGTGAGCGCTGTTGGCAATCCTCAAGTCAAAAAACCAATTTATGTTTTGGGATCGCTGGTTCACAATGCCGATGTCGTGAAGAATTTGGAAGATCTGGGAGTGAAAAAAATCCAGGTTGACCGAAATCTTTTCAAAAATTTACGAAACCTTAAAAGCAAGATCGGCACGCTAGTAATCACTGCTCATGGAATCGGACCGGCGCTTTATGAATTTTGCCGCAAAGAAAAAATCTGGCTTATTGACACAACCTGCCCGAGAGTGATAAGGGTGCAGCGGCTCGCCAAAGTATTCGCTGAAAAAATGCACAAGCTTGTCATCATTGGCGACAAAGACCATAAAGAAACGAAAGGCATCAGAGAATGGTCTAAAAATACCGCCATAATCGTGGAAAAGGTAAAAGAATTAAAAGAACTGAAATTAAATTCGTTTAAGCGCGTCACTGTTTTATTCCAGACAACCCAGGATCTGGATCTCGCCGAAATCGTGAGTTCCTTCGTCCATAACTTCTGCCCTGATGTTAAGGTCATCAATACCATTTGCCGCACAACTCATGATCGCCAGAATGAAGTGAAAAAAATCGCCCGCCAAAGCGACGCGGTAGTGGTAATTGGCTCTTCGGAGTCCGCCAATTCCACTCGGCTCTGGGAAATTGCCAAAAGAATCAATCCGCGGTCCTATTTTATCGAAAGAGCTGATCAGATTAAAAAAGAATGGCTTAGAAAAATTGAAAAAGTCGGCATTACCGCTGGCGCCTCAACTCCGCAATGGGTAATTCAGGAAGTAGTGGAATATTTCAGGAAAAACGGAACTTGA
- a CDS encoding MFS transporter, which translates to MSDSEFCFHKEHLNEEKIKLISFISFLLGFGQAVLIYILSTYFKNISGTENVGVFYLVAYAIELIILLNFHKVVAAYGRSRAFLFILLCKIPIILLLVFLPPNFLALIPLILYLIAGSLAWVALDMILESCSTDRFSGRIRGLHLTIMNTGYVFGPLLSTRLLDKFGFHGIFIFLIILYSFIFLFALLGLRNLRENVKYRPTIMEILKKVSLRKNVLRAYYISFVLEFFYALMVIYTPIYLRNLGLGWDQIGIVFTVMLVPFVLFQYPAGLIADKKTGEKELIIFSLIVMAIATFSVYFISSTSVAVWALVLFATRIGASLVEILRDSYFYKRIESTDIDVIDFFRTSRAAAYIAAAIISTPFLFIFPLKSIFLLTALVAFSALYPAFRLVDNRSEREIRVPPLTKGETERDL; encoded by the coding sequence ATGTCCGACAGCGAATTTTGTTTTCACAAAGAGCACTTAAACGAAGAAAAGATAAAACTGATCAGTTTTATTTCTTTTTTATTGGGATTCGGCCAGGCAGTCCTGATTTACATTTTGTCAACGTACTTCAAGAACATTTCGGGAACGGAAAATGTCGGAGTGTTTTATTTAGTCGCTTACGCCATCGAGCTTATTATCCTTCTTAATTTTCACAAAGTCGTCGCCGCCTACGGGAGATCCCGGGCGTTTCTTTTCATTCTGCTCTGTAAAATTCCAATTATTCTATTACTTGTTTTTTTGCCTCCGAATTTTCTTGCCCTGATACCGCTTATTTTATATCTCATTGCCGGCAGTTTGGCCTGGGTAGCGCTGGATATGATTCTGGAGTCCTGCTCGACTGACCGATTTTCCGGAAGAATCCGGGGGCTGCACCTTACCATTATGAACACCGGTTACGTTTTCGGACCGCTTCTTTCCACCCGGCTCCTGGACAAATTCGGATTTCATGGAATTTTTATTTTTTTAATTATCCTTTATTCTTTCATATTTTTATTTGCTCTTTTAGGGCTGCGTAATTTAAGAGAAAACGTGAAATACCGCCCCACCATAATGGAAATTTTAAAAAAAGTGTCCCTGCGAAAGAATGTTTTACGCGCTTACTACATCTCATTTGTACTTGAATTTTTCTATGCGCTGATGGTGATTTACACGCCGATTTATCTTCGCAACTTGGGTTTGGGATGGGATCAAATCGGAATTGTCTTTACCGTGATGCTTGTTCCGTTTGTCTTGTTTCAATATCCGGCCGGACTGATCGCCGACAAAAAAACCGGAGAGAAAGAACTTATTATTTTTTCTCTCATTGTTATGGCAATCGCCACATTTTCTGTCTACTTCATAAGCTCCACTTCGGTTGCCGTTTGGGCGCTCGTGCTTTTTGCCACCAGAATCGGGGCGTCACTGGTTGAAATTTTGCGCGATTCTTATTTTTATAAAAGGATTGAAAGCACTGACATAGATGTCATTGACTTTTTCCGGACTTCGCGGGCGGCAGCTTACATCGCAGCCGCCATTATTTCAACGCCTTTTCTGTTCATTTTTCCGCTTAAATCGATTTTCCTCCTGACAGCGCTGGTCGCTTTTTCCGCCCTTTATCCGGCTTTCCGGCTGGTGGATAACAGAAGCGAGAGGGAAATAAGAGTTCCTCCTTTAACAAAGGGAGAAACAGAGAGGGATTTGTAA
- the aspS gene encoding aspartate--tRNA ligase, whose protein sequence is MQRTLIIDTPKKIGERVFLKGWVHRRRDHGKLIFIDLRDRSGIVQCVIIPDKKEAYEAAKGLRGEYVIELEGIIKERPRSAVNEKISTGRVEITVEKIEILNESKTPPFEIEKDTSEVQEEIRLKYRYLDLRTDRMRNNIIIRSRVIKFIRDFYLEKGFLEIETPILTKGTPEGAREYIVPSRLHKGKFYVLPQSPQQFKQLLMVAGFERYFQIARCFRDEDQRGDRQPEFTQLDVEMSFADEKEIRDLYEECLIQLVKKHFPEKKITQIPFPELNYQDAMERYGTDKPDLRTDKNDRNKLAFCWILHFPLFTKDENGRRTSSHHPFTAPLEEDIKLLGTNPDKVRARAYDIVLNGCEIGGGSIRIHKKEIQHKIFRLLGLDEETIKERFGHMLEAFEYGAPPHGGIAPGIDRLIMILMNEPNIREVIAFPKTGEAEDLMMKAPSELGKEQLEEVGIKVIKRKTKRKIF, encoded by the coding sequence ATGCAGCGAACTTTAATCATTGACACGCCGAAAAAAATAGGAGAGCGAGTGTTTCTCAAGGGCTGGGTACACCGGCGCCGTGATCACGGCAAGCTTATTTTCATTGATCTTCGCGACCGGAGCGGCATCGTTCAATGCGTGATTATTCCCGACAAAAAGGAGGCCTATGAAGCCGCCAAAGGACTGCGCGGTGAGTATGTCATAGAGCTGGAGGGAATAATTAAGGAAAGACCACGTAGCGCTGTTAATGAAAAAATTTCTACAGGGAGAGTGGAAATAACGGTAGAGAAAATAGAGATCTTGAATGAATCAAAAACTCCTCCCTTTGAAATAGAAAAAGATACTTCTGAAGTACAGGAAGAGATTCGACTAAAATATCGCTATCTGGATCTTCGTACAGATAGAATGAGAAATAACATAATAATACGAAGTAGGGTGATAAAATTTATAAGAGATTTTTATCTGGAAAAAGGATTCTTAGAGATAGAAACCCCTATTCTTACAAAAGGAACTCCTGAAGGAGCAAGAGAATATATTGTTCCTTCACGCCTTCATAAAGGTAAATTTTATGTTCTTCCTCAGTCGCCCCAGCAGTTTAAACAGTTGTTAATGGTGGCAGGATTTGAAAGGTACTTCCAAATTGCGAGATGCTTTCGCGATGAAGACCAAAGAGGTGATCGCCAGCCGGAATTTACTCAACTTGATGTGGAGATGAGTTTTGCAGACGAAAAGGAAATTAGAGATCTGTATGAGGAGTGTCTTATTCAACTTGTTAAGAAACACTTTCCAGAGAAAAAAATCACCCAGATACCTTTTCCCGAATTAAATTATCAAGATGCAATGGAAAGATATGGAACTGATAAACCGGATCTTCGAACTGACAAAAATGACAGAAATAAGTTAGCATTCTGCTGGATTTTACACTTTCCACTTTTTACGAAGGACGAGAACGGCCGACGTACCTCATCTCATCATCCTTTCACAGCCCCTCTTGAAGAAGACATTAAGCTACTTGGAACGAATCCAGATAAAGTACGTGCTCGGGCTTACGATATTGTACTAAATGGATGTGAAATAGGAGGGGGGAGTATCAGAATTCATAAAAAGGAAATTCAACATAAGATCTTCCGGCTTTTAGGACTGGATGAAGAAACGATTAAAGAAAGATTTGGTCACATGCTTGAAGCTTTCGAATATGGCGCTCCTCCTCATGGCGGTATTGCTCCCGGTATTGATAGATTAATCATGATCCTTATGAATGAGCCTAATATTAGAGAGGTGATAGCTTTTCCAAAAACTGGAGAAGCGGAAGATTTAATGATGAAAGCCCCGAGCGAGTTAGGCAAAGAGCAGTTAGAAGAAGTGGGTATAAAAGTAATCAAAAGAAAGACGAAAAGAAAAATTTTCTAA
- the hisS gene encoding histidine--tRNA ligase → MVKGKDRRKNSKKTKRRAKAPRRPVAKKSVRKKKELPTEEIIFLQPPRGMRDILPGEQPYWNQVRRVVGRAAQEFGFKRIDTPVLEYSNLFARSIGRGTDIVEKEMYTFVTKGGDKVALRPEFTAGIARAYIQHGMNVWPKPVKLFSVGQVYRYDRPQEGRYREHWQANFDVFGEQDPILDAQVIQLAQRVVSSLGIKNIQFQVNSIGCGECRPGYQKLLVSYLESKKHKLCQNCRKRLEVSPLRILDCKEDKCAQLAAAAPQSVDHLCAPCRVHFKNLLEYLDELDLPYFINPRLVRGLDYYTKTVFEIWSEEEEGRKYSLGGGGRYDDLIKLLGSESTPAIGFGLGLDRLVLEMKRVNAKPYREPKPRIFLAQLGDLAKKKSLRLFSELEKNGILVAESFGRGSLKSQLRIADRLGVEITLIIGQKEALDGTVIVKDMVSGTQETVTGEKLITAVRKILKSPVIVLKQ, encoded by the coding sequence ATGGTGAAAGGCAAAGACAGGAGAAAAAATTCGAAAAAAACAAAGCGTCGAGCCAAAGCGCCGAGGAGACCTGTGGCGAAAAAAAGCGTCAGGAAGAAAAAGGAACTTCCGACGGAAGAAATTATTTTTCTTCAGCCGCCTAGAGGAATGCGCGACATTTTGCCGGGGGAACAGCCCTATTGGAATCAGGTGAGGAGAGTTGTTGGTCGGGCGGCACAGGAATTCGGATTTAAAAGAATTGACACGCCGGTGCTGGAATATTCCAATCTTTTTGCCCGTTCGATTGGCCGAGGAACTGATATTGTGGAAAAAGAAATGTACACCTTCGTCACTAAGGGCGGGGATAAAGTAGCGCTTCGCCCGGAATTTACGGCCGGGATAGCGCGGGCTTATATTCAGCATGGGATGAACGTGTGGCCGAAACCGGTAAAGCTTTTTTCAGTGGGCCAGGTTTACCGCTACGATCGTCCCCAGGAAGGACGTTATCGGGAACACTGGCAGGCAAATTTTGATGTCTTTGGCGAGCAGGATCCCATCCTGGACGCTCAAGTCATTCAGCTGGCCCAGCGAGTAGTTAGCAGTTTGGGAATAAAAAACATCCAGTTTCAGGTTAATAGCATCGGCTGCGGGGAATGTCGTCCGGGGTACCAAAAACTCCTGGTTTCCTATCTGGAATCAAAAAAACATAAACTGTGCCAAAACTGCAGGAAAAGATTAGAAGTCAGCCCCTTGCGCATTCTGGACTGCAAAGAGGACAAATGTGCTCAGTTGGCGGCGGCCGCGCCCCAATCAGTTGATCACTTGTGCGCGCCGTGCCGCGTGCATTTTAAGAATCTTCTGGAATATCTGGACGAGCTGGATCTCCCGTACTTTATTAATCCGCGATTGGTAAGAGGGCTAGATTATTACACGAAAACCGTCTTTGAAATTTGGTCAGAGGAAGAAGAAGGACGAAAATATTCCCTTGGGGGCGGAGGAAGATATGATGATCTCATTAAACTGCTCGGAAGCGAATCCACCCCAGCCATTGGTTTTGGCCTGGGACTGGACCGTCTGGTGCTGGAAATGAAAAGGGTGAACGCCAAACCATACCGGGAACCCAAACCCAGAATCTTTCTGGCACAACTCGGGGATCTAGCTAAAAAGAAAAGCTTGCGGCTGTTTTCCGAATTGGAGAAAAACGGCATCCTCGTAGCAGAAAGTTTTGGCAGAGGCAGTTTAAAATCGCAGTTGCGGATAGCTGATCGATTGGGAGTGGAAATTACCCTTATTATCGGCCAGAAAGAGGCCTTGGACGGAACAGTAATCGTAAAAGACATGGTAAGCGGAACTCAAGAGACAGTTACCGGCGAAAAGCTAATCACAGCAGTGAGAAAAATTCTCAAAAGTCCGGTAATTGTTTTAAAACAATAA
- a CDS encoding His/Gly/Thr/Pro-type tRNA ligase C-terminal domain-containing protein: MLQSKLFTKTQKEAPKDETSANAQLLIRAGFVEKLMAGVYSFLPLGLRVMKKIENIIREEINAVGGQEIFMPALQPKENWEKTGRWNTMDDLYKVKDSGGREFALGPTHEEVIVPLVQKYIHSYKDIPFYAYQIQNKFRMELRPKSGLLRGREFLMKDLYSFHLNEDDLNNYYEKVKKSYFNIFNKAGIGGKTHLTFATGGTFSKYSHEFQTLSEAGEDTIYICDKCKVAINKEIKHETPQCPQCGTDKFRTEKAIEVGNIFKIRDKFTKPFNLTVKDKVGKDKLITMGCYGIGLNRLMGTIVELHHDEKGIIWPIAVAPYQVHLLKIKNQKPASPAGGSKIKIDEEVDKIYKLLQDNGIEVLHDDREASAGEKFADADLIGIPYRVVVSEKSLKAGGVEVKKRNENKPTLFDIQKLVELIKSKK, from the coding sequence ATGTTGCAGTCCAAGCTTTTCACTAAAACCCAAAAAGAGGCACCGAAGGACGAGACGAGCGCCAATGCCCAGCTTCTAATTCGAGCCGGTTTTGTGGAGAAATTAATGGCCGGGGTTTATTCTTTTCTTCCACTAGGGCTCCGGGTAATGAAAAAGATAGAGAATATAATCCGGGAAGAAATAAACGCTGTCGGCGGGCAGGAAATTTTTATGCCGGCGCTTCAGCCTAAGGAAAATTGGGAAAAAACCGGACGTTGGAACACGATGGATGATTTGTATAAAGTCAAGGATTCGGGCGGGCGTGAATTCGCCCTGGGGCCAACTCATGAGGAGGTGATTGTTCCCCTTGTTCAAAAATACATCCATTCCTACAAAGATATCCCTTTTTACGCTTATCAGATTCAGAACAAATTCCGGATGGAGCTGCGGCCAAAGTCCGGGCTGCTGCGGGGAAGGGAATTTTTAATGAAAGATCTCTATTCTTTTCATCTTAATGAGGATGATCTTAATAATTACTACGAAAAAGTAAAGAAAAGTTACTTTAACATCTTTAATAAAGCAGGCATTGGCGGAAAAACCCACCTTACTTTTGCCACCGGCGGCACTTTTTCCAAATATTCCCATGAATTTCAGACCCTCTCCGAAGCCGGCGAAGATACCATATATATCTGCGATAAATGCAAGGTGGCGATTAACAAAGAAATTAAACATGAAACGCCCCAATGCCCCCAGTGCGGCACTGATAAGTTCAGAACTGAAAAAGCAATTGAAGTCGGGAATATTTTCAAGATTCGGGATAAATTTACCAAGCCGTTTAATTTGACTGTCAAAGACAAAGTCGGAAAAGACAAATTAATTACCATGGGTTGTTATGGCATCGGCCTTAATCGCCTTATGGGAACGATTGTTGAGCTTCATCATGACGAAAAAGGAATCATCTGGCCAATCGCAGTTGCACCTTACCAGGTGCACCTGCTCAAAATCAAAAATCAAAAACCTGCCTCGCCGGCAGGCGGGTCAAAAATCAAAATTGATGAAGAGGTTGATAAAATATATAAATTATTGCAGGACAATGGAATTGAAGTGCTGCATGACGATCGTGAAGCGAGCGCCGGGGAGAAATTTGCCGACGCGGATCTTATCGGTATTCCATATCGTGTTGTGGTAAGTGAAAAATCATTGAAAGCCGGGGGAGTGGAAGTGAAGAAGAGAAATGAAAATAAACCGACACTTTTCGATATTCAAAAATTAGTAGAGCTTATAAAGAGTAAAAAGTAG
- a CDS encoding GatB/YqeY domain-containing protein: MNLKEKISNDLKEALKTGDAFRRDVLRLLGSAIHNAEIEKKKQDEGLSDEEVVEVIARSIKQRRDSVEQYEKGGRSDLAEKEKKEIEILSAYMPEQLSEDKIREIVKEVIAGTGAASKADMGRVMGAAMGRLKGQADGNMVKKIVEELLR; the protein is encoded by the coding sequence ATGAATTTAAAGGAAAAAATTTCCAATGATCTAAAAGAAGCGCTGAAAACCGGCGACGCGTTTCGCCGCGATGTTTTGCGCCTTCTTGGCAGCGCTATCCACAACGCTGAAATTGAAAAAAAGAAGCAGGATGAAGGACTATCCGACGAGGAAGTTGTCGAGGTTATTGCCCGCTCGATCAAACAGCGCCGCGACAGTGTCGAACAATACGAAAAAGGTGGGAGGAGCGACCTTGCCGAAAAAGAAAAAAAAGAAATTGAGATCCTTTCCGCTTATATGCCGGAGCAGTTGAGTGAAGATAAAATCAGGGAAATCGTGAAGGAAGTTATCGCGGGTACCGGCGCGGCGTCGAAAGCCGATATGGGACGCGTGATGGGCGCCGCCATGGGACGCCTCAAAGGTCAAGCAGATGGAAACATGGTGAAAAAAATAGTAGAAGAATTATTGAGGTAA
- a CDS encoding histidine triad nucleotide-binding protein, with protein sequence MDCIFCKIVAKEISAEIVYENNDVLAFKDIHPIAPVHILIIPKKHIASTNDLEENDKELIGKLIITARNIARQTGIAGKGYKLLFRTGKDGGQEVPHVHLHLIGGAKLYEEIRPV encoded by the coding sequence ATGGATTGTATTTTTTGCAAAATTGTTGCCAAAGAAATATCGGCAGAGATTGTTTATGAAAATAACGATGTCTTGGCGTTCAAAGATATTCATCCTATTGCACCAGTCCATATTTTGATTATTCCCAAAAAGCATATCGCCAGCACCAATGATTTAGAGGAAAATGACAAAGAGCTCATTGGAAAATTGATAATTACCGCTCGAAACATTGCCCGGCAAACGGGAATTGCGGGAAAGGGATACAAGCTGTTGTTTCGAACGGGAAAAGACGGGGGACAGGAGGTTCCTCATGTTCATTTGCATCTCATCGGAGGAGCAAAATTGTATGAAGAAATAAGACCAGTTTAA
- a CDS encoding response regulator: protein MSKIIIVEDDPMISEIYERKFSAAGFEVGVAASGAEVLKKARDDKFDLVLLDMVLPDMSGLSVLKELKQSGKYNPEMKVIIFSNLDEKEDQDKAFEAGADGFIPKTRYTPSDLVKEIQRMLSEYEEEKKNEQRRGNPSSEEKEGEKKRILFIEDEEIFLEMFGEKLRTDGYEVEFARNGAWGLKEALAKNFDLIILDVIMPAMTGSELIERLKLEEKTKNIPLIVLSASVDDEELKKVQAMGISDFFVKTRIVPSDLSKKVEEILNN from the coding sequence ATGTCCAAAATCATTATTGTTGAAGACGATCCGATGATTTCGGAAATTTACGAGCGTAAGTTTTCCGCGGCCGGTTTTGAGGTTGGCGTGGCGGCCAGCGGAGCCGAGGTTCTTAAAAAAGCCCGGGATGATAAGTTTGATCTTGTCCTTCTTGATATGGTGCTTCCGGACATGAGCGGTTTGAGCGTGTTAAAAGAGCTCAAGCAAAGCGGGAAATACAACCCGGAAATGAAAGTGATAATCTTCAGCAACCTGGACGAAAAAGAGGATCAAGATAAAGCGTTTGAGGCCGGGGCGGACGGATTCATTCCCAAAACCCGCTACACCCCATCAGATCTAGTAAAGGAAATTCAGCGAATGCTTAGTGAGTATGAGGAAGAAAAAAAGAATGAGCAGAGAAGAGGGAACCCTTCTTCTGAAGAGAAAGAGGGAGAGAAGAAAAGAATTCTTTTTATTGAGGACGAAGAAATTTTTTTGGAAATGTTTGGAGAGAAACTGCGCACGGACGGCTATGAAGTGGAATTTGCCAGAAACGGCGCCTGGGGACTCAAAGAAGCGCTGGCTAAAAATTTTGACCTCATCATTCTGGATGTGATAATGCCGGCGATGACCGGAAGCGAATTAATCGAGCGGCTGAAACTGGAAGAAAAAACGAAAAATATTCCTCTGATCGTTCTTTCCGCTTCAGTTGATGATGAAGAATTAAAAAAAGTTCAGGCGATGGGAATTTCTGATTTTTTTGTCAAAACCCGGATCGTACCGAGCGATTTGTCAAAAAAAGTTGAAGAAATATTAAATAACTGA
- a CDS encoding LCP family protein translates to MDVINIKSDKKSKKNVILLVVAVLFLIIALGGIYFGWKIHAVSKRINISNSTGVSFTDNVQAVASLVVPSSRQVLKGEEEGRINVLLLGTAGENQPGKNLTDTIMIMSINTASKKVALLSLPRDLYVSALGKSCATRINEVYHCGLLHGEGVDPIKSVVEEITGIPIHYFLALDFEGFKKIIDDIGGINIMVERDIYDPRYPGPNYSYETFEIKKGLHHIDGATALKYARERHADPEGDFGRARRQQQIIQAFKNKVFSLQTFLNVFKLNSLLNTLEKNIKTNVSLEKIESFIHLSKQVDSQNVTNIVVDAWKKDSLLKVSHLQRGDLRVFILIPRVGNFSEIQELAQNIFDVEKIRERWAEIEKEKASIAIINQSSDKNLAVKIQNLLREKLKLTDVKLITSRSTISRDNTIIIDNTSGKKLFSLDELIKKLPATLGKERNDIISVSTDSDFVILLGKDLEKTYAFEEDSIEEFNKASEDQEYFLNNQQTKY, encoded by the coding sequence ATGGATGTGATCAATATCAAAAGTGACAAAAAGAGTAAAAAAAATGTAATACTGCTGGTTGTTGCAGTTCTCTTTTTAATAATCGCATTGGGGGGGATATATTTCGGCTGGAAAATCCACGCGGTTAGCAAAAGAATTAATATCAGCAACAGCACTGGTGTTTCTTTTACTGATAATGTCCAAGCGGTGGCTTCTTTAGTTGTTCCCTCCTCGCGTCAAGTTCTCAAAGGGGAAGAAGAAGGCAGGATAAACGTTCTGCTGCTTGGAACAGCCGGTGAAAATCAGCCGGGCAAAAACTTGACCGACACGATAATGATTATGAGCATCAACACCGCCAGTAAAAAAGTGGCTCTTCTGTCTCTTCCTCGTGATTTATATGTCTCTGCTCTCGGAAAATCCTGCGCGACAAGAATTAATGAAGTCTACCATTGCGGTCTCCTCCACGGCGAAGGGGTTGATCCGATCAAAAGCGTCGTAGAAGAGATTACCGGAATTCCGATTCACTATTTCCTGGCTTTGGATTTTGAGGGATTTAAAAAAATTATTGATGATATTGGAGGGATCAATATTATGGTTGAGCGCGACATTTATGATCCCCGCTATCCCGGGCCAAATTACAGCTACGAGACCTTCGAAATAAAAAAAGGCCTCCACCATATAGATGGAGCAACAGCATTGAAATACGCCCGGGAGCGCCATGCTGACCCTGAAGGCGATTTTGGCCGGGCTCGCCGCCAACAACAGATCATTCAAGCGTTTAAAAATAAAGTGTTCTCCCTGCAAACCTTCCTCAATGTTTTCAAATTAAACAGTCTGCTCAACACTTTAGAAAAAAATATAAAAACTAATGTCTCGCTGGAGAAAATTGAAAGTTTTATCCACTTAAGCAAACAAGTTGATAGCCAGAACGTCACCAATATTGTAGTTGATGCCTGGAAAAAAGACAGTCTTTTGAAAGTATCCCATCTGCAAAGAGGAGACCTGCGCGTGTTTATCTTGATCCCACGAGTGGGAAATTTCAGCGAAATTCAGGAATTAGCGCAAAATATATTCGATGTTGAGAAAATACGCGAGCGCTGGGCGGAAATTGAGAAAGAAAAGGCAAGTATCGCGATAATAAATCAAAGCAGCGACAAAAACCTGGCAGTCAAGATTCAAAATTTGTTAAGGGAAAAGCTGAAGCTTACTGATGTCAAACTGATTACCTCTCGTAGCACAATCAGCAGAGACAATACAATAATTATCGATAATACTTCAGGAAAAAAACTTTTTTCTCTTGACGAATTGATCAAAAAACTGCCGGCTACTTTAGGCAAAGAAAGAAATGATATAATAAGCGTGAGCACAGATTCAGATTTTGTTATCCTGTTAGGAAAAGACCTGGAGAAAACCTACGCTTTTGAGGAGGACAGTATTGAGGAGTTTAACAAAGCAAGCGAGGATCAGGAATATTTCTTAAATAATCAGCAAACTAAATACTAA
- the lepB gene encoding signal peptidase I, with product MKKDNPGKNYAGHSRKESYYGVGSFIVEVVKVFLWALVIIVPIRVFLFQPFFVQGASMETSFEDGEYLIINELGYKKTDVGFDKIHFFSIRPFKELKRGDVIVFRYPKNHQQYFIKRVIGLPGEKIAIENGEVLIYNARNPGGSILDESEYLASGVKTAGSVVLQLGGDEYFVLGDNRSSSHDSRSWGPLKSDEVIGKVILRAWPLEKASVF from the coding sequence GTGAAAAAAGACAATCCGGGAAAAAATTACGCTGGCCACAGCCGGAAAGAATCATACTACGGAGTAGGCAGTTTTATTGTGGAAGTTGTTAAAGTTTTCCTCTGGGCGCTGGTGATTATCGTGCCGATCAGGGTCTTTCTTTTTCAGCCATTTTTTGTTCAGGGCGCTTCAATGGAAACGTCTTTTGAAGATGGTGAATATCTTATTATTAATGAGCTGGGATATAAAAAGACGGATGTCGGTTTTGATAAAATTCACTTTTTTTCAATCCGTCCCTTCAAGGAACTTAAAAGAGGAGATGTGATTGTGTTTCGCTATCCTAAAAATCACCAGCAGTATTTTATCAAACGGGTGATTGGTCTTCCTGGAGAAAAGATAGCAATAGAAAATGGAGAAGTTTTAATCTACAATGCGAGAAATCCGGGTGGCTCCATTTTGGATGAAAGTGAATATCTGGCTTCTGGCGTAAAGACCGCCGGCAGTGTTGTGCTCCAGCTGGGAGGCGATGAGTATTTTGTATTAGGAGACAACCGTTCGTCCAGCCACGACTCGCGTTCCTGGGGGCCGCTCAAAAGTGATGAAGTTATCGGGAAAGTTATTCTCCGCGCCTGGCCGCTTGAGAAAGCATCGGTTTTTTAA
- the pth gene encoding aminoacyl-tRNA hydrolase yields MKIIIGLGNPGKKYANTRHNVGFMIVDKLREAWDFSAFELNKKFNSEILEGNIDGKKIMLVKPQTFMNLSGEAARKILDFYKLTPADIIVIHDDLDIDLGKFKISDDSCAAGHNGVQDIIDKLSTQKFKRVRIGIEGEEKNKSRTVPSEDFVLQKFEDVELGKIEKVLEEILEELRNSL; encoded by the coding sequence ATGAAAATAATAATCGGTCTGGGTAATCCCGGAAAAAAATATGCGAATACCCGCCATAATGTCGGGTTTATGATAGTGGATAAATTGCGGGAAGCGTGGGACTTCTCTGCTTTTGAATTAAATAAGAAATTTAATTCTGAAATTTTAGAAGGAAATATAGATGGAAAAAAAATAATGCTCGTCAAACCGCAAACTTTCATGAATTTATCCGGCGAAGCAGCAAGAAAGATTTTAGATTTCTATAAATTGACGCCGGCCGACATTATTGTTATTCACGACGATTTAGATATTGATCTTGGAAAATTCAAAATTTCCGACGATTCCTGCGCAGCAGGACATAACGGTGTGCAGGATATTATTGATAAATTAAGCACACAAAAATTTAAAAGAGTAAGAATTGGAATCGAGGGCGAAGAAAAAAATAAAAGCCGGACAGTCCCCAGCGAAGATTTCGTGCTTCAAAAATTTGAAGATGTAGAATTAGGAAAAATAGAAAAAGTTTTAGAAGAAATTCTAGAAGAGCTAAGAAACTCTTTATAA